A single window of Ferrimonas balearica DSM 9799 DNA harbors:
- a CDS encoding flagellar FliJ family protein encodes MADAITLLREQQEKRLVALGTQRTERQQRLTRLEQHEAQLSALIGDYHGAREANVLLMANRNQMVSQLTPLVEQCQRQQEVARADLSSLDGQWRRQLGRRQGLVWLEGEKRRRKQTQAMRLEQKQMDELAVRKR; translated from the coding sequence ATGGCTGATGCCATCACACTGCTGCGGGAGCAGCAGGAGAAACGCCTGGTGGCGCTCGGCACCCAACGTACCGAGCGTCAGCAGCGCCTGACCCGCCTGGAGCAGCACGAAGCCCAGCTCTCTGCTCTGATCGGCGACTACCACGGTGCCCGCGAAGCCAACGTGCTGCTGATGGCCAACCGCAATCAGATGGTGTCGCAGCTGACGCCGTTGGTGGAACAGTGCCAGCGTCAGCAGGAGGTGGCCCGGGCCGATTTGAGCAGCCTGGATGGCCAGTGGCGGCGCCAACTGGGCCGCCGCCAGGGGCTGGTGTGGCTGGAGGGGGAGAAACGCCGCCGCAAACAGACTCAGGCGATGCGCCTTGAGCAGAAGCAGATGGACGAGTTGGCGGTGCGCAAACGCTGA
- a CDS encoding FliI/YscN family ATPase, whose translation MRQNTAIIDWPHVPVARIYGRLVRVTGLLLEAVGCDLGTGERCLVERRDGTMVEAEVVGFHRDTLCLMPVTPTDGLVPGARVQPLSGTAPAVIGSGLLGRVLDGCGEPIDGLGPLHKVRSLSGRIHTPNPLLRRPIDAPLDVGVRAINSLLTVGKGQRLGLFAGSGVGKSVLLGMMTRFTQADIVVVGLVGERGREVREFIEHSLGPEGRQRAVVVVAPADATALMRLRAMRLCHRIAAGFRDEGHDVLLLVDSLTRYAQAQREVALSLGEPPATRGYPPSAFTQLPSLVEQAGNGEGGQGSLTALYTVLVEGDDQNDPVADAARAILDGHIVLSRALAEQGHFPAIDVNASASRLAAQLVEPEDLAAMQRLRHLNARYQEVRELLPLGGYQPGQDAELDLAVQAQPAIAQFLRQGMNESQDYQASREALRQLMEQFNHG comes from the coding sequence GTGCGCCAGAACACGGCGATCATTGATTGGCCCCATGTCCCGGTCGCCCGCATCTACGGGCGGCTGGTGCGGGTGACCGGCCTGCTGCTGGAAGCGGTCGGTTGTGACCTCGGCACCGGCGAACGCTGTCTGGTGGAGCGTCGCGACGGCACCATGGTGGAAGCGGAAGTGGTGGGGTTCCACCGCGACACCCTCTGCCTGATGCCGGTGACGCCCACCGACGGCCTGGTGCCCGGTGCCCGGGTACAGCCCCTCTCCGGTACTGCCCCTGCGGTGATCGGCTCCGGTCTGCTGGGCCGGGTGCTGGATGGCTGCGGAGAGCCCATTGATGGTCTGGGGCCGCTGCACAAGGTGCGCTCACTTTCCGGCCGCATCCACACCCCCAACCCCCTGCTGCGCCGTCCCATCGATGCGCCGCTGGACGTGGGCGTTCGCGCCATCAACAGCCTGCTCACGGTGGGCAAGGGCCAGCGTCTCGGGCTGTTTGCCGGTTCCGGTGTGGGCAAATCGGTGCTGCTGGGGATGATGACCCGCTTTACCCAGGCCGACATCGTAGTGGTGGGGCTGGTGGGCGAGCGGGGCCGCGAGGTGCGCGAATTTATTGAACACTCGCTGGGGCCGGAAGGGCGCCAGCGCGCGGTGGTGGTGGTGGCACCTGCCGACGCCACGGCGCTGATGCGGCTGCGCGCCATGCGCCTGTGTCACCGCATCGCCGCCGGCTTCCGCGACGAGGGCCACGATGTCCTGCTGCTGGTGGACTCTCTGACCCGTTACGCCCAGGCCCAGCGTGAAGTGGCGCTCAGCCTGGGCGAGCCGCCCGCCACCCGGGGCTATCCGCCCTCGGCGTTTACCCAGCTGCCGTCGCTGGTGGAGCAGGCCGGTAACGGCGAAGGCGGGCAGGGCAGCCTGACGGCGCTCTACACCGTGCTGGTGGAGGGGGATGACCAGAACGACCCGGTGGCCGATGCAGCCCGGGCCATTCTCGACGGCCACATTGTGCTCTCCCGCGCCTTGGCGGAGCAGGGGCATTTCCCCGCCATCGACGTCAACGCTTCGGCCTCCCGATTGGCGGCCCAGTTGGTGGAACCCGAGGACCTGGCTGCCATGCAGCGTCTGCGCCACCTCAATGCCCGCTATCAGGAGGTGCGTGAACTGCTGCCGCTGGGCGGTTACCAGCCGGGGCAGGATGCTGAGCTGGATCTGGCGGTGCAGGCCCAGCCGGCCATCGCCCAGTTTCTGCGCCAGGGCATGAACGAATCTCAGGACTACCAGGCCAGTCGCGAAGCGCTGCGCCAACTGATGGAGCAATTCAACCATGGCTGA
- the fliH gene encoding flagellar assembly protein FliH — translation MSVHNRYRLDGARARPYRFTPLPVEGEATAGQGDSWQGYQEGFDQGFTEGQQQGQQKGYDEGLAQGLEAGRQQGFASGRQEGLTQASAQARDELEQALVPVKALKGVLEEGYQTQVRQQRDLILELVQRVAQQVIRCELTLQPQQVLSLVEETLRALPDGQEGVKIHLEPAAVERLKELAPERIQDWTLVADPGISPGGCRVVSENLDADGSAEARLETCMNQVQARLEAMDLAEQAEAAGAPEHGDH, via the coding sequence ATGAGCGTGCACAACCGTTACCGTCTGGATGGCGCCCGCGCCCGTCCCTATCGCTTTACCCCGCTGCCGGTGGAGGGTGAAGCCACCGCCGGTCAGGGCGACAGCTGGCAGGGTTATCAGGAGGGCTTTGACCAGGGCTTTACCGAAGGCCAGCAACAGGGCCAGCAGAAAGGCTACGACGAAGGGCTGGCGCAGGGCCTCGAAGCCGGTCGTCAGCAGGGCTTTGCTAGTGGCCGTCAGGAGGGCCTGACCCAGGCCAGTGCCCAGGCTCGTGACGAGCTGGAGCAGGCACTGGTGCCGGTTAAGGCCCTAAAAGGGGTACTGGAAGAGGGCTATCAGACCCAGGTTCGGCAGCAGCGGGACCTGATTCTGGAGCTGGTACAGCGGGTCGCGCAGCAGGTGATCCGCTGCGAACTGACCCTGCAACCCCAACAGGTGCTGAGCCTGGTGGAGGAAACCCTGCGGGCGCTGCCGGATGGCCAGGAGGGGGTTAAGATCCACCTCGAACCCGCTGCGGTTGAGCGCCTTAAAGAGCTGGCGCCGGAACGGATCCAGGACTGGACCCTGGTGGCGGACCCGGGCATCAGCCCCGGCGGCTGTCGCGTGGTGTCGGAAAACCTCGATGCGGACGGGTCCGCCGAAGCGCGCCTCGAAACCTGCATGAACCAGGTGCAGGCCCGTCTTGAAGCGATGGACCTGGCTGAGCAGGCGGAGGCGGCTGGTGCGCCAGAACACGGCGATCATTGA
- a CDS encoding FliG C-terminal domain-containing protein codes for MSATNSELATQLGGVEQAAMLLVSMGEQGAAKVLANLSSHQVQQVSQMMARLSNVRQEDAQSVLQRFFSDYRAQAGIARASRGYLQRTLDLALGDKLAKGLLDSIYGDEVKTLVQRLEWVEPALLARQIAPEHPQLQAVLLGLLPPESASQVLQRLPVASHDELLVRIAQLGELDRQVIEELKELVDRCLIVANERSHTRVTGVRQVAGILNRFSGDRSQLMEMIKLHDQGLAVEVEANMFDFIILARQSDETLQHLLQEVPQEVLALALKGIDSDFKRRLMSALPKRMSQALELQVDTLGPVPLSRADGARAEVMAIARRMMSEGEIELQLYEEQVVE; via the coding sequence ATGAGCGCGACTAATTCCGAACTGGCCACCCAATTGGGCGGTGTTGAACAAGCCGCCATGCTGCTGGTCAGCATGGGCGAGCAGGGGGCCGCCAAGGTGCTGGCCAACCTCTCCAGCCACCAGGTGCAGCAGGTCAGCCAGATGATGGCTCGTCTCTCCAACGTGCGTCAGGAAGACGCCCAAAGCGTGCTGCAACGTTTCTTCAGCGACTACCGCGCCCAGGCCGGCATCGCCCGTGCCAGCCGCGGTTACCTGCAGCGCACCCTGGACCTGGCGCTGGGCGACAAGCTGGCCAAGGGGCTGCTTGACTCCATCTACGGTGACGAGGTGAAAACCCTGGTGCAGCGCCTGGAGTGGGTGGAACCGGCGCTGCTGGCCCGCCAGATCGCCCCGGAGCACCCGCAGTTGCAAGCGGTGCTGCTGGGCCTGCTGCCGCCGGAATCCGCCTCTCAGGTACTGCAACGCCTGCCGGTGGCCAGCCACGATGAACTGCTGGTGCGCATCGCCCAACTGGGTGAACTGGACCGTCAGGTGATCGAAGAGCTGAAAGAGCTGGTGGACCGCTGCCTGATTGTCGCCAACGAGCGCAGCCACACCCGGGTCACCGGGGTGCGTCAGGTGGCCGGCATTCTCAACCGCTTCAGTGGTGACCGCAGCCAGCTGATGGAGATGATCAAGCTGCACGACCAGGGCCTCGCGGTGGAAGTCGAAGCCAACATGTTTGACTTCATCATCCTCGCCCGCCAGAGCGACGAAACCCTGCAACACCTGCTTCAGGAGGTACCGCAGGAGGTGCTGGCACTGGCCTTGAAGGGCATCGACAGCGACTTCAAACGCCGCCTGATGTCGGCACTGCCCAAGCGCATGTCGCAGGCGCTGGAGCTGCAGGTGGATACCCTCGGCCCGGTGCCGCTGTCCCGCGCCGATGGAGCCCGTGCTGAGGTGATGGCGATTGCTCGCCGCATGATGAGCGAAGGCGAAATTGAGCTGCAACTGTACGAAGAGCAAGTGGTGGAGTGA
- the fliF gene encoding flagellar basal-body MS-ring/collar protein FliF produces the protein MTTATADTMTPPNEGGFMARLRGLWARWQGASRSDRQVLVIAVMATVVATVIVLVLWTASRGYRPLYGSQEGFDSAEIIEVLEAEKIPYRMQADSGQILVLEDQLGRARMTLAARGIRAKMPAGMELLDKAGALGSSQFLEEARYRLGLEGELSRTIMAMKAVRSARVHLAIPKRTLFIRQQPEKPSAAVMLELYSGATLSRDQVEAIVNLVVGAVTAMPVDAVSVVDQNGRLLSADLELAQELARSGERQLTYNQQMEQALNQRASDMLQPILGYGNYRVQVAARVNFDQIEETREQVDPENTVVTREASRSDTRGGNLAIGIPGALSNQPPATNADEEEAAPAQNLSSESERYFETSRAVRHTKFQQAQLERLSVSVLLNSEAGQWSQAQLDQLGQLVQDAIGFEAARGDSLSLHAFPFAAQPVPEMEPLPWWQTQEYQLYLRYLIGALLGLGLILFVLRPLVKHLTRTVEQEKAQAEAAQAALLPKHEPVVEPVTPELPPPGSALSVQLEHLSLLANEEPARVAEVITQWMSNNERD, from the coding sequence ATGACCACAGCAACCGCTGATACGATGACGCCGCCCAACGAGGGTGGCTTTATGGCCCGGCTGCGCGGCCTTTGGGCGCGCTGGCAGGGGGCCAGTCGCAGTGACCGTCAGGTCCTGGTGATTGCCGTGATGGCCACCGTCGTGGCCACCGTGATTGTGCTGGTGCTCTGGACCGCCAGCCGTGGCTACCGGCCGCTGTATGGCAGCCAGGAAGGGTTCGACAGTGCCGAGATCATCGAGGTGCTGGAAGCGGAGAAGATCCCCTACCGGATGCAGGCCGACAGCGGCCAGATCCTGGTGCTGGAAGATCAGCTTGGCCGCGCCCGCATGACCCTGGCCGCCCGAGGCATTCGTGCCAAGATGCCGGCGGGGATGGAGTTGCTGGACAAAGCCGGCGCCCTCGGCAGTAGCCAGTTTCTGGAAGAGGCCCGTTATCGCCTCGGTCTGGAGGGCGAACTGTCCCGCACCATCATGGCGATGAAAGCGGTGCGCAGTGCCCGGGTCCACCTGGCCATCCCTAAGCGCACCCTGTTTATCCGTCAGCAACCGGAAAAGCCCTCCGCCGCCGTGATGCTGGAGCTTTACTCCGGTGCCACCCTCAGCCGCGATCAGGTTGAGGCGATCGTCAACCTGGTGGTGGGCGCGGTAACGGCCATGCCGGTGGACGCCGTCTCCGTGGTTGACCAGAACGGTCGCCTGCTCAGTGCTGATCTCGAGCTGGCCCAGGAGCTGGCCCGTTCCGGTGAGCGCCAGCTGACCTACAACCAGCAGATGGAGCAGGCCCTGAACCAGCGTGCCAGCGACATGCTGCAGCCGATTCTGGGTTACGGCAACTACCGGGTTCAGGTGGCGGCCCGGGTCAACTTTGACCAGATCGAAGAGACCCGTGAGCAGGTCGACCCGGAAAACACCGTGGTGACTCGTGAAGCCAGCCGTTCCGACACCCGTGGCGGCAACCTGGCCATCGGCATCCCCGGTGCACTCTCCAACCAGCCGCCGGCCACCAACGCCGACGAAGAGGAAGCCGCCCCGGCCCAGAACCTCTCCAGCGAGAGTGAGCGCTACTTTGAAACCAGCCGTGCCGTGCGTCACACCAAGTTCCAGCAGGCCCAGCTTGAGCGTCTGTCGGTGTCGGTACTGCTGAACAGCGAAGCGGGGCAGTGGAGCCAGGCGCAACTCGACCAACTCGGTCAGCTGGTGCAGGACGCCATCGGCTTTGAAGCGGCCCGGGGCGACAGCCTCAGCCTGCACGCCTTCCCGTTTGCGGCCCAGCCGGTGCCGGAGATGGAGCCGCTGCCGTGGTGGCAAACCCAGGAGTACCAGCTCTACCTGCGCTACCTGATTGGGGCACTGCTGGGCTTGGGCCTGATCCTGTTCGTGCTGCGTCCGCTGGTGAAACACCTGACCCGTACCGTCGAGCAGGAGAAAGCCCAGGCCGAAGCCGCCCAGGCTGCGCTGCTGCCCAAGCATGAGCCGGTGGTTGAACCGGTTACGCCGGAACTGCCGCCGCCGGGCTCCGCCCTGTCGGTACAGCTGGAGCACCTGAGCCTGCTGGCCAATGAAGAACCGGCCCGGGTGGCTGAAGTGATCACGCAATGGATGAGCAACAATGAGCGCGACTAA
- the fliE gene encoding flagellar hook-basal body complex protein FliE: MPQSIALTQARMQESLQINRERAAGEIAIGPNPMDRQPGVTAVPSFSELMNHKVNEISGDQNRADAMRTAVDLGRSDDLVGAMVASQKASLSFSALMQVRNKLVTAFDDVMKMPL, translated from the coding sequence ATGCCCCAATCCATCGCCCTGACCCAGGCCCGCATGCAGGAAAGCCTGCAGATCAACCGCGAACGGGCTGCCGGAGAGATCGCCATCGGCCCCAACCCGATGGATCGCCAGCCGGGGGTCACCGCCGTTCCCTCCTTCTCCGAACTGATGAACCACAAGGTGAATGAGATCAGCGGCGACCAGAACCGTGCCGATGCCATGCGCACCGCGGTTGATCTGGGCCGCAGTGACGATCTGGTCGGGGCCATGGTGGCCTCCCAGAAAGCCAGCCTGTCCTTCAGTGCGCTGATGCAGGTGAGAAACAAATTGGTGACGGCATTTGATGACGTCATGAAGATGCCGCTGTAA
- a CDS encoding sigma-54 dependent transcriptional regulator, whose protein sequence is MIRAQLELQGYQIAQDNDPVWVGLVDLSECRPDQVADALAASDSKYQIALVAPEQTALASEAMRHGAQDYLLLPLDADHLVSQLARLMQLEQDQADMVACSPRSRQLLMLAHRAAQTDASVLLTGESGTGKEQLARFIHRYSPRADGPFLAVNCAAIPEAMLESLLFGHVKGAFTGAHADKPGKFEAASGGTLLLDEIGELPLLLQAKLLRVLQEREVERLGAHHGIALDIRIIAATNQDLRQAVAEGRFREDLFYRLDVLPLKTVPLRERREDILPLAEHFLTQYGEGSRCHFSDAARQVLMGHDWPGNVRELENTVQRALVMRRGSALQVAELGLPASVQAMPAPVEAESGLKASKRQAEFQYIVDVLRRFDGHRSRSAEALGMTTRALRYKLAQMREQGMDIDRLLQPSDAA, encoded by the coding sequence ATCATCCGCGCCCAGCTGGAGCTGCAGGGTTACCAGATCGCTCAGGACAACGACCCGGTCTGGGTCGGGCTGGTGGATCTCAGTGAGTGCCGTCCGGACCAGGTGGCAGACGCGCTGGCCGCCAGTGACAGCAAATATCAGATCGCGCTGGTGGCCCCGGAACAAACCGCGCTGGCCAGCGAAGCGATGCGTCATGGCGCTCAGGACTATCTGCTGTTGCCGCTGGATGCTGACCACCTGGTCAGCCAGTTGGCGCGACTGATGCAGCTGGAACAGGATCAGGCCGATATGGTGGCTTGTTCCCCCCGTTCCCGGCAGCTGCTGATGCTGGCGCACCGGGCTGCCCAAACCGACGCCAGCGTCCTGCTGACAGGCGAAAGTGGCACCGGCAAAGAGCAGCTCGCCCGCTTTATCCACCGTTACTCGCCCCGCGCCGATGGCCCCTTCCTGGCGGTTAACTGCGCGGCCATTCCGGAAGCGATGCTGGAATCGCTGCTGTTTGGCCACGTCAAAGGCGCCTTTACCGGTGCCCACGCCGATAAGCCCGGCAAGTTTGAAGCCGCCAGCGGTGGCACCCTGCTGCTGGATGAGATCGGCGAGTTGCCGCTGTTGCTGCAGGCCAAGCTGCTGCGGGTATTGCAGGAGCGCGAAGTGGAGCGCCTGGGGGCCCACCATGGCATCGCCCTGGATATCCGCATCATTGCCGCCACCAACCAGGACCTGCGCCAGGCCGTGGCGGAGGGCCGCTTCCGCGAAGACCTGTTCTATCGCCTCGACGTTCTGCCGCTGAAAACCGTGCCGCTGCGCGAACGCCGGGAAGACATTCTGCCGCTGGCGGAGCACTTCCTGACCCAGTATGGCGAGGGCAGCCGCTGCCATTTCAGTGACGCCGCCCGCCAGGTGCTGATGGGCCATGACTGGCCCGGCAACGTGCGTGAGCTGGAAAACACCGTCCAGCGGGCGCTGGTGATGCGCCGAGGCAGCGCCTTGCAGGTGGCCGAACTGGGCCTGCCCGCGTCGGTGCAGGCGATGCCAGCCCCTGTCGAAGCCGAATCCGGCCTTAAGGCGTCCAAGCGCCAGGCCGAGTTCCAATACATCGTGGATGTGCTGCGCCGTTTCGACGGCCACCGCAGCCGCAGTGCCGAGGCTCTGGGTATGACCACCCGGGCGTTGCGCTACAAACTGGCTCAGATGCGGGAGCAGGGGATGGACATCGACCGTCTTCTGCAACCCTCTGATGCCGCCTGA
- a CDS encoding OmpA family protein, translating into MDGAQWRFEGDRFHCELRQQVAGFGTLVLADRPGQPLGLSLQADWLVNTPLRSESQVVAPQWQHRAAAPSAMRLWQWTGRQAAMEGDATPYLEALEQGLGWQLEVQISDESGYRLNAEPVAVRSALNQFRQCRTALVPQPFSAVRHVTLSYRSGQLLPNTAQLNQLSDIAAYVAADPRITEVLVDGHTDNVGDHLANLALSRDRADEVGALLHERGISRDRIQVRGHGERYPLLSNNNAQGRQHNRRVTIRLVRDGQVQEVAGGTH; encoded by the coding sequence ATGGACGGTGCCCAGTGGCGCTTTGAGGGTGACCGTTTCCACTGCGAGCTGCGCCAGCAGGTGGCCGGATTTGGCACCCTGGTGCTGGCCGACCGTCCGGGGCAACCGCTGGGACTGTCGCTGCAGGCGGATTGGCTGGTGAACACGCCACTGCGCAGTGAAAGCCAGGTGGTGGCGCCGCAATGGCAGCACCGCGCTGCGGCCCCTTCCGCCATGCGCCTGTGGCAATGGACCGGCCGCCAGGCCGCGATGGAAGGGGATGCCACCCCCTATCTGGAAGCACTGGAGCAGGGCCTGGGCTGGCAGCTGGAGGTGCAGATCAGTGACGAATCCGGTTACCGCCTGAATGCGGAACCGGTCGCCGTACGTTCTGCCCTCAATCAGTTCCGCCAATGCCGCACCGCGCTGGTGCCTCAGCCGTTCTCTGCCGTCCGTCATGTCACCCTGAGCTACCGGAGCGGGCAGCTGCTGCCCAATACCGCCCAGCTTAACCAACTGAGCGACATCGCCGCCTACGTCGCGGCCGACCCGCGCATCACCGAAGTGCTGGTGGATGGCCATACCGATAACGTCGGCGACCATCTGGCCAATCTGGCGCTGTCCCGTGACCGCGCCGATGAGGTTGGGGCGCTGCTGCACGAGCGTGGCATCAGCCGCGACCGCATCCAGGTGCGCGGCCACGGCGAGCGATACCCGCTGCTGAGCAACAACAACGCGCAGGGCCGCCAGCACAACCGCCGCGTTACCATCCGCCTGGTGCGGGATGGCCAAGTACAGGAGGTGGCCGGTGGCACGCATTGA
- a CDS encoding FliM/FliN family flagellar motor switch protein — MKTTAKATVLRAADQHAYRPVALVQERLARSRLLFELEKRHRQVLDAVGQALTPGTGRGQSPLAAISAVHDNAPLGRELAWFQLSHERQPLTWWGIDRCSLDQLASSYYGGGQRPLSCPLTPPSQSELRLVKRLMVAALDALAQERWDIDALDLEVLEPGQTLPAPLRWQFDWARESALPKMQWMLSDAALASLTRTPMQAPVAPDLAQRLKRRLHQLPIRLSCQLGGQSMPTEALAGLQPGEILPLTLVRRSPVAVGGRPIFHATVHAHEGQLVAKLTHELHQHED, encoded by the coding sequence ATGAAAACTACTGCCAAAGCCACGGTGCTGCGGGCAGCCGATCAACACGCTTATCGCCCGGTTGCCCTGGTTCAGGAACGCCTGGCTCGCAGCCGTCTGCTGTTTGAGCTGGAGAAGCGTCACCGCCAGGTTCTGGATGCCGTAGGCCAGGCCCTGACGCCCGGTACCGGACGGGGTCAAAGCCCGCTGGCCGCCATCAGTGCGGTGCACGATAACGCGCCGCTGGGCCGCGAACTGGCGTGGTTTCAACTTAGCCATGAGCGCCAACCCCTGACCTGGTGGGGCATTGATCGTTGCAGTCTCGACCAACTGGCCAGCAGCTATTACGGCGGCGGCCAACGCCCGCTGAGCTGCCCCCTGACCCCGCCCAGCCAATCCGAACTGCGCCTGGTCAAGCGCCTGATGGTGGCGGCACTGGACGCGCTGGCGCAGGAGCGCTGGGATATCGACGCCCTGGATCTGGAAGTGCTGGAGCCGGGCCAGACCCTGCCTGCGCCCCTGCGCTGGCAGTTTGACTGGGCGCGGGAATCCGCTCTGCCCAAGATGCAGTGGATGCTCAGCGATGCCGCCCTGGCGAGCCTGACCCGCACCCCGATGCAGGCACCGGTCGCTCCGGATCTGGCCCAGCGCCTGAAGCGACGCCTGCACCAGTTGCCCATCCGCCTGTCTTGCCAGCTTGGCGGCCAATCCATGCCGACCGAGGCGCTGGCCGGTTTGCAGCCGGGTGAAATCCTGCCGTTGACGCTGGTCCGTCGCAGCCCCGTGGCCGTTGGTGGCCGCCCGATTTTCCACGCCACTGTCCACGCCCATGAGGGGCAACTGGTGGCCAAACTCACTCACGAACTACATCAACACGAGGATTAA
- a CDS encoding FliM/FliN family flagellar motor switch protein — translation MSEDTLLLDDDLLLDDDLFADEPAAKPAAAPRPARDMNFFSHLPVQVSLELASAELSLGELMALGEGDIVALDRMVGEPLDLRVNGTLLGRGEVVEVNGRYGVRLLEVEASKLSGQGA, via the coding sequence ATGTCCGAAGATACTTTGCTGCTGGACGACGATCTGCTGCTGGACGACGACCTCTTTGCCGATGAACCGGCCGCCAAACCGGCTGCCGCGCCCCGCCCGGCCCGGGACATGAACTTCTTCAGCCACCTGCCGGTGCAGGTGTCTCTGGAGCTGGCCAGCGCCGAGCTGAGCCTGGGTGAGCTGATGGCCCTGGGTGAAGGTGACATCGTGGCGCTGGACCGCATGGTCGGTGAGCCTCTGGATCTGCGCGTCAACGGCACCCTGCTGGGCCGCGGTGAAGTGGTGGAAGTGAATGGCCGCTACGGCGTGCGCCTGCTGGAAGTGGAAGCGAGCAAGCTTTCCGGTCAGGGCGCCTGA
- the fliP gene encoding flagellar type III secretion system pore protein FliP (The bacterial flagellar biogenesis protein FliP forms a type III secretion system (T3SS)-type pore required for flagellar assembly.): MRVWLVFLLLLSPSALAEGGLTLFTMTDGASSQEFGVKMEILALMTALSFLPAMLLMMTSFTRIIVVLAVLRQALGLQQSPPNKLLIGIALVLTLFIMRPVWTEIHEQAFLPYDNGELTLKQAVAVAEVPLRTFMLGQTRETDLEQMLKIAGESTQLSAEEVPFSVLMPAFVLSELKTAFQIGFLLFIPFLVIDLVVASVLMSMGMMMLSPLIISLPFKLMVFVLVDGWSMTVGTLAASFGLG, from the coding sequence ATGCGGGTATGGTTAGTCTTTTTGCTGCTGCTCAGTCCCTCGGCGCTGGCCGAGGGCGGGTTAACCCTGTTTACCATGACCGACGGGGCCAGCAGCCAGGAATTCGGCGTCAAGATGGAGATTCTGGCGCTGATGACGGCGCTGAGTTTCCTGCCGGCCATGCTGCTGATGATGACCAGCTTTACCCGCATCATCGTGGTACTGGCGGTACTGCGACAGGCTCTTGGCCTGCAGCAGAGTCCGCCCAACAAGCTGTTGATCGGCATCGCGCTGGTGCTGACGCTGTTTATCATGCGCCCGGTGTGGACCGAGATCCACGAACAGGCGTTTCTGCCCTACGACAACGGTGAGTTGACGCTGAAGCAAGCGGTGGCCGTTGCCGAAGTGCCGCTGCGCACCTTTATGCTGGGCCAGACCCGGGAAACCGATCTGGAGCAGATGCTGAAGATCGCCGGAGAGTCCACTCAGCTGAGCGCTGAGGAGGTGCCCTTCTCGGTGCTGATGCCCGCCTTTGTGCTGAGCGAGCTTAAAACCGCCTTCCAGATTGGCTTCCTGCTGTTTATCCCCTTCTTGGTGATCGACCTGGTGGTGGCCTCGGTGCTGATGTCGATGGGTATGATGATGCTGTCACCACTGATCATCTCGCTGCCCTTCAAACTGATGGTGTTTGTGTTGGTGGATGGCTGGTCGATGACGGTCGGCACCCTCGCCGCCAGCTTTGGATTGGGCTAG
- a CDS encoding flagellar biosynthetic protein FliQ: protein MDAQQLTAIFADGIYLVVAMVGVLIMPGMVVGLVIAVLQAATQVNEQTLSFLPRLLITLLMVLFAGNWLLQQLADLFNRLFLDIPMLIG from the coding sequence ATGGACGCACAACAACTGACCGCCATCTTTGCCGATGGCATCTATCTGGTGGTCGCCATGGTGGGGGTGTTGATCATGCCTGGCATGGTGGTGGGCCTGGTCATCGCCGTATTGCAGGCCGCCACCCAGGTAAACGAGCAAACCCTGTCGTTCCTGCCCCGTTTGCTGATCACCCTGTTGATGGTGCTGTTTGCCGGTAACTGGCTGCTGCAGCAACTGGCGGACCTGTTTAACCGCCTGTTCCTCGACATTCCGATGTTGATCGGCTGA